The DNA region TATCTCATATCACTGGTCCTTTGTGATAACCAAATTCAAAGCATTCCACCAACCTTGATTCATCTACGGAATTTACAGTCACTCAGTCTCCATAACAACCAAATTTCTACCCTCCCTCCTGAAATTGTGAGACTTAACCTTTCTGAACTTAGTCTTAGAAACAACCCCCTTGTAAATAAGTTTGTTCAAGATATGACTTACGAGCCCCCTACCTTATTGGAACTTTCGGGCAGAGTGGTCAAAATTGAAAAAGTCAAGTACAGCAAGGAAGACCTTCCAAGCAATTTACGAAAGTACCTCAGTTCAGCTCAGAGATGTGTCAACTCTAAGTGTAAAGGTAACTTTTTCTCAATGTTTCATATTTGAaggcaattttttttccagtattgtaaagattttttagtcactggaatatttttactaaatttatGCAAGTTTGACAATGACAGTTTTTTCTTTCAGGTGTGTATTTTACCTCAAGGGTTGAACATGTGAAGTTTGTAGACTTTTGTGGGAAGTATCGACTGCCCCTGCTCCAGTATCTCTGCTCCCCTCAATGTAGGACAACTCCTGCAGTGTATCATAGCAGCAGTGACACAGAGACAGATGAGGATGAAGCCATGGCCAATGCTAGGTTACGGCGAGTGCTTCTGGGGTAAATGAACTCTCAGTGTAAAGGCATTCTCCAGATACTACAACCATGTTAATGAGAAACACTTGTAAAACATTGGTGGAGGCAAACAAACTGAGCCCAGATAGCTAAGGGTAATCGCATTGGACATCATCTGAATGACACTTACAACAACTCAAGGTGTCACCAGAATCAGACTGTGAAAGACTCTCCATCTCAAAATCAAATCTCTTTTACATTTGTAGCCCAGCTGTTAGCTTGTCAGAATGTACTAATTAGAAAAGCCTAAATAAGTTAAGTGTAAAGGTCAGTATTTGCTGATATAAAATGCTTAATTCTGAACGAATATTATTTGCTGCAAGTCTGTTTTCAAGCGCGTTCAGAATGTATCGTTCTAAATAAGTGAGTAACTACTTGATTTGAAGTCTTCCGGTTTTAGAATAGAATAGAAATTGTACTTAGTTTACACATTAGAAACACACATGTTCACAACTATGTATAAATCAAGATATGAATGGTATCCAACTGTGCTATAACAAAGTAATCAGACTGTAGAATGTAATATTGGCAATATAAATATGGTGCTGGTgaaatgatttatataaattcaaaattaacggTAAATACAACAATAGACATGCTAATCATTTGTGGcatcatttacataataatgTTAGAGGTTGTTGAAGGAGTTGAAAGAAAACCAAGTTTTTCTCTCCaagatttttcttttacatgtatttatcagaAAGTCTAATCACTTCTGATTTAcaataattgttatttttcaactACAGTAAACTTGTTTGTTTGCTCAATGTGCTCCTGATTTTACCACCGCATACAGTTCATGTTCAAGTCTTGTATCCTGAAATGATGCGTAAGTTCCTAGCACTCCTATTTAGGTAGGGTgtttatttagtttatttaaGTCAATCTTGTATCACATCTgagtgttttctttttattcccCATTGTTTAGAGTTATTTTTTTCCAAGTAGCCACTATATATCTAGTCAATTGTCAACTTTTCTACCTCGATcaacaaatgtataaaataaaactattagACTGTATCGTGTAATTATCACAGTTTAAGTTATCAAGATGGTAATTACATAAACATACATTATAGTCATGAACTAAACTGTAAGTTGTTGAAATCTGCTATAGTGTTGCATTGATAAGTTGTGATTTTGCCTATTCATAATGCTATAAAATTTAGTGAACTCTGTGATGAAAATAAAGTACTAATCTGTAGTACATATAtgtgaaaaaatgtttacaatgaaattgacattttaTTGAAAGTCATGCAGAAGGACATGTATCTCaagtggaatttttttaattttatttttatgttagttttttttaacacatatGGGGCATGATTTTATAACAATGTACAAtgcaaattgaaatgaaaattaatatgagatttttttaacatattaaatACATACATTACAAGTTCATCTGACTTGTTGTTGTGTATCAGTCTTAAATGGACTCACTTGACACTTGCACAATCCCATCCTTAAGGTAAAGGAACTAAGCAGTGAAGCATGAAGATACATGGACATGTTTGTTTATGCTGTGGGAACTCCTTCTACCTAAGCATTCAGCAATAATTGCGCTTACCTGAAGTTATTATAAAACgaatacatttaacatgttaATTAAAACTGATAATTCAGCAGATTCAGTGCTCTTGCCCTGCAATACTCTACAATTATGAAAAACACTACCGGTATATATTAATATGGTTTTTATTAGTGATGCATGATCAAtggttctacatgtatttacaacaatatgaaacataaacaaCAGTCTTGGTCTCATAAAATGTCAATCATCTTCCATATCACTGCCTTTATTGGATCCCTCACTGTGATCCCCACCCCCTTCTTGAGATGCCCCTCCCCCTTCCTCTTCACTGTCACTTTCCACAATCCTGGCCGCCTTCTTCTTTGGACCTTTCTCTTCTTCAGAAtcctaaaataaatattgaaaattgccTAGTTTATTCTTAGGTCTttacaggaatttttttttggtcaatatTAATGTACAGGGTACTTTATAAAATAACCTGAAACATTTAACCATTAAACACAATTTGCATTCACTTAAATTATAATcatattaaatttcaataatcaaatatttttaagtatcCATTATTCTAATTCATTTCatggtagaaaaaaaataattatgataaatgtGTTATGCAAGAATTTCTTATAGTTTGCAATGCtatataagtaaatatattgATCATTCATGTCATAAagacaaaacatattttaaatttggaaTATGAAAATTCTTTAGATGTGCCATAAATGTTCTTTTAAAAACCATGACAATGTTCCAAGTGGTTACATAATATTGGGTCATGTTCTAGAATTTTACACTTGATTTTCTCCATTAAATCACTCAATAACCCGATACCcagacatttaaaatatttccatgCGTTTGTCCCAGATTGTAAACTCAATCTCAGGAATCTAGTTCCAAAATCTGCTCTGCATGTAATTTATAGAACTTAagcaactacatgtacatttcatgtacattatttaaatACAGTGCAAGAATACTTTTATTTCTTCATAACTTGGAACCTTGTTATTATtgttatactacatgtagtacataAAAGTATCAAAACCATTCATATTTACCCAGATTTACAAacaaagtatacatgtaccagtatatgaACTGTATACATAAATACATTTGACATAAAACGTCCCTTAGTTAGATGATCCAAGAATTATACAAGGAATATGTAGATATGCAGATAATTTTTGACCTATATTCAAGACAAGTCCTGTTTGCTTAAGATATCTTCTCTATAGCTTTGGTATAAAAATTCTTGTATTAATGTACAGTTTACATCACAGTAGCTCTCTATTAAGTGAGACCTGCGATATCATTATTTAGATCCAGGCACtcacagtacatgtaatgtacatctttattatttttattacaaaataagaGTCTATTtaataaacttcattttttaataaaactggAAAACCTTACTTTCAAATCAGGTTCTATCTACTTTGTTATTCTttctataaaatttatataacagaCAGAAAAGGAAGAATAgatttcaataatttaataGACTAGTTCAAAACCCATGTGAGGCCACATTATGTAAAGAAACAACAACGATTTATATAACCCATAACAGTAAGTAGTTCATACAGAGTTCACAGAAGAgacttgttttatatatattcaggTTCATTTGTtcgttcaaaaaaaaaatgagataaatagaaAGTGGCcttgtcaataaatgtatataagaGTACCATACCTCATGAAAATTGGTAATTTAAAAAGGGGGTGAGGAGTTTGATTGATATAATGTAAATAACTTGTTTCCTTATTGTATATTTTCCCTCAGATCTCCTAGCCCTGTAGAATAGGTGGACTATTGACAGAACTTGGTAAAATCAAGCTTCTATAAGTATATGTAGCAGTCTTGTACGAGAGCTAGGTCACAGCAAACAGATACACATTAAATAGTTTCTAGCTGCTGTGAGCAAGTGCTGGTACTGTGAAGTACAAACAATGATTAGTCTATTAAGCATGATAAGCTGGGAACAGCCTTTGTACTTTGTACTTTGTGGTTGTGCATGTCTGACTTATTACCCGTAGATCTAACCTATCCTGAGACTTTGAGGGCCAGATGGATGGCGGCAGTATGTCGAAGTCAAAACATCATACAAGAATTCAGTATTACTCATAATTAAATGTTAGTATACCATTGAACAAACCAATGTTGCTTTCGAAAAAGTTGGTTAACAATTAGAGTTGTGGATTTAATCTTTGTTGTAACTGAATTAATCTACCCCCTTTTTCCACTTtattaatacattaaaaaaaatgaaatacatgttttcaaaaaagtttaatGAATGCTTCAATCATGGGCGATTGATATTTAATGGTTAGATAAACAGACCAAGATTAACTTTTTTGTGATTTATAAAATGTGAAATCTCTACAACTACATGTAGGGTGTTCTATATGTCTTTAACTAACTAAGAGACACTTTTGCATCTCATTATCCAACTTATGGTGCAACACATAAACCCAAATTAATGTATGATAATGAATTTGATTCGGGACAGGAGAGACATACATGTAGGTTAAAttaggtggtatgggacacatTGAGATATTGAATGGATGAAAGGTCATCATATTCATAATGAAATTACACTTTCAATATATTCAATTGTACAATAATGGCATTTAAAAACAGCTGacaaaatgtaattttaaaatttttacaaagatGAAAAGTAAAAGTGCCAACAGGTTTGAGCTAATGACTTGCAGATCATAAGTTGTGGTTTTAAACTTTTGTGCTATGCTTTTTGATATTAAGATTTGCATAAAGCTGATTtgaatttaatcatttatttcaaaagaaattacATCATATATAAAATGTGTCATACCTTCTTAACTCACAACAGAAACATAAAATACAaatctaaatgtttttaaaatgacaatcaATTCAATATTATCTATACACATTTAGTGACACAAATGAAGCTTTGTGAAGTAAAAACATGTTCCAGATTGATAACTCTACTTTCCATTTGGTCTTCATACCAACTACCTGGTAATCAATAtacatttcttcttttttaatgaaatggtATTTTAAAGAGAGAAAAGTGGATTTCTCAAGACTGAACACTTTTAAAGTTTCAACAGAAATAAGGTTTCAGCTAGGGGATGTGCTTTAGGACATGACAGATTTTCTGAAACAGTTTCCAACAAACCGAATCATTTATcagtatattgtacatgtacttttggaTAGAAAGGAAACCcaactttgttttgtttttattgtagaTTTATCATACACCAAGACCAGTGAAAGATTCACTTCTAAATTCCTTTTGATTTCAACAAGAAACAAGTTGCTCAGACTTAAAGCATATTCTCTGTTAAACAGTTATTAAAGTATACAAGATTTATATTCAAATGCCATTAGTTAAAAGATTTAACTACCGGTAGTCTCTCCCTATCTACAAGAACTGTGGGAGTAAACATGACATGTGCGTGGTATACTGTTCAGATAAATCCTTCTCCGTTTCTATTTAGAGAGAACATCTGTGACATATCAATATCATAAGGCAGTATCTAAAATTAAAGTAACTTATCATTCTTTGGACAACAGGTGATTTGTTCATCAGAACAGGATTTATTTTGCTGATTGTATCATTGTCaacttttaaagtaattttaacTTGCAGcataatttcaaattgaaacATAAGGATACTATGTGAATTAATGTTGCCAATCAACAACTTCAATCTTCGATATATCATATTATGATTCTTTAGTGTCTACATGTACCCATCCAACTAGAAAAAACATgccttttaaaaacaaaaggcccaggggccacatcgctcacctgagcaaaaaAGCCTTTACTCTGATCAAATCAGCATGGCAGTCTCAAAATCAAAACATCTTTACAACTAAGCAGGGTTTGACATTAAGGCCGTCCAACCGACTTTGTCTAGTAAACGATAGGTCTGGTAAGGGTAAATGTCTGTGTACTAGCCTGACTGGtcgtgtgaaaaaaaaataattgtgcacataattttctaaaataaaataaagcacTTTTTTTCTGACAGACTTGAATTTTAgttcaaacttgaatctacactatctgatgatgcatccacacaaatttaagcttttctggccaaatagtttttaaaaagatttttaaagattttctctatatattcctaatactcctatgtaaaaatccatccccaattgtggccccaccctacccctggggaaaatgatttgaacaaacttgaatctacactatctgaggatgcttccatacaagctTTTCAtattctggccaaatagtttttgagaagaagattttttaaacttactGACAAATTTtctaataattctaaattatctccccttcaaagagggtgtggcccttcatttgaataaacttgaatcccctttacctagtgatgctttgtgccaagtttggttggaATCTGCTCAGTGGTTCTGGAGGAGAagatgtgaaaagtttacgacaaTGCCAACGaagacagacaacggacaaattttgatcagaaaagctcacttgagcattcagctcaggtgagcaaatGATTCCCCATTTCTTATTTGTATGAACATTTACTATTGATTTCATTTATTGATAGGTTGAAAGTACTGaatttaaaaatgcttttttacACCACAATAAAGGAAAAGCATTGTCCAAAAATAAGGTcacaatgtattcaaattagAATCTAGGTAGTGCAAAGAAACAAAGTTCAAAtactgaatatacatgtactgctaCATAGCCTTGATGCAGTGTAGGTGCCattcaaaagatttttacttttatgtatatatatagcatTGTTTAAGCCACTGGCTCTTTTTTTTCAAGTGCATTGATAAGCcaataattgttaaaaatatctcATAAATAGTCCATCGCTCAACTTAACTTAATATTGAGACAAGAACCAGTTCCACCGTAACTTTTTTTACTGACAAATTTTGATTACTGGTATCTCTAACTTgtataaagttaaataaaattcaacagAAATAAGCTAACACACAGCCATACCTGAGCATATAAAAACTTGGCCTGTGTGATCTATGGAGGCAATCCTTCTAGCCACAACCACACTATTGCACATAACTAATCAACTTATGACAATCAATAACCGAGTCAgttttatgaattaaatttagaaGTTTGCACTCCATGACTGGTGTGTCACAATTGCATTTTGGtaaaaattgttatcaaaataacattaaTAATAGCACCTTAGAAGAAGCATGATGTGACCTGTGAGTTTTCCATACAAAGAAATGTAGAGGTAATTAAAAGTATTCAGTCAAGCAACCAAGTTAGCACTGGAGGAAGAGGGAAACAGCAATTAGCTTATTGGAATGAAATTCAGAGAAGAGCAATCACTGAAGGAAATACACTGCATAAGTACAAGTTGATCTTTCTGTCAACATAGGTAATTCCTATTAGTTTATTGGAAAAGAATTTCAAGAGGAAACTATAAAGGAAATACACTGCATAGTTATAAGTTGATGTAACTGTTAGCATAGGTAATCCCTTTTAGTGATTAACCAATGCACACTAATGTTTAGTTTACTAAATACACATAGAGATTGGATACGAATGTCATAAtcttaaataatgtttaatggTCAAATaagaaaattcctttaaaaattcGTGTGCGATAATTAAAGTACAACAAATCTGCAGGATCTTACTATTAACTGTGTGCCGAGACATATTTTACTCACTATGTACAAACTTTAGATCAAACgcaaacaagtgaaaagctgtcaatgtgacggcaaaccgggttttcatttatatgaactgtatccataatccatgtcaacccatatccagtgaaatggagtaccctatatgcaatattttgccaaaaaatgactaagttcaaaagctggtatttttttcataaattatcggaaatcaaaatcctagtactatgcacacctctgatatatgtacaactaatctgcaaaagaaaaacttcctatcttgagaactgaagggggagttatctgtacaatgagggtaccctatatgcaatattttgccaaaaagtgactaagttcaaaagctggtatttttttcataaataatcggaaatcaaaatcctagtactatgcacacctctgatatatgtacaattaatgtgcaaaagaacaacttcctatcttgagaactgtaggaggaattatccgtacaatgagggtacccttttggcagccaccCGCCCCTcgattttcaccattttaataaccggatttctCCTTTGGAAAACCTGGTTAAAAATTATCACAAAAAACACCCCtagcagattttaaaatcttgttttaaatttttagacatttaaaaagtaagaaattataataaaagtttggcattcatgtttttatattcttgcgatttgTTGCAAAAAAGCAGAATTGCAGAATGATGTACTTgcgtaaaataaataatttatacagtATCTGATCCATTATTTTGTTCTATTGTGCGCTGTGCTGTATCTGGTAACCATTGGTAACTGTTACACCTACCTCATCACTACCACCTCTCTTAGCCTTCATCAGTCGCCCAGACTTCTCTCCATCTGAATATGAGTCATCACTGTCAGATGAATAAATCGTCAACCGATCAGctgaaaaaaatgtcaaaatacacAGTCTATTAATTCATAAATCAATTACACAAAATCAGAACAAATGTGTGTTACACTGAAACCTGTTAAAATGACgtatttttgaagactattttCATTTGGTCAGAATTGAATAATTACTGTTAGGTggtgtaaatacatgtagtgtcAAAATTAATATGATAATTGGATTGAAGCTAAGAGTCTTATTCAGgtatttttgctttaaattaatatacacataaaaataaaaataaacatattttagtCGGGTTTTCTGCATTTCTCTTTCTTCAATTTTGTATCTGTCCTACTGTACATGGTTGATTTGATCTCATCTTTATAACTGAGACTTACCCCGTTTCTGTTTGTACTCCTTCTTCAAATCATTCAGCGACACTCCGCCTTCATCATCATCCTCTCCATCTTCCAGGTAGCGGGCATTGAGGCCACGATGCAGACTTCTCTCTTTCATCCTCCGCCTGGTACTTTCCCTTCGAATGGAGGCTcgtaatttttcttcttctttctacaattcaatatattgttttattatactacatgtacaaaggGAGAAAACTTTTCTTAGAATAAGCAgatttctaaataaataaatattcaagTCCATTTACCTTTTTAACAAGTTTGAACTTTATATAATAATGTAATTTTGTATGTAATTACATTGgtttcatgttttattattacCGGTATATCAAAATAACCGAAATATCAGTTTAACTGCTATCAGTTTAAGTATATACtctgttttgttgttgaaaaatggtataggaccaaccttactttgagaactacatttcagtaaactgagataatgatcttaaaccaaaagtatattgttttaacAAAAAGTGTGCATAGGTATtggacatttttgaaacaaaaaattgaaaaatacgataaatatatagaaaatatatggGCCAGCTATAATCCATCGGCAAAATATCAGACGACAGGTAGCCAACTGCCTCCTAAAACTcctcttttaataatttttatacgacataaactcatgaaaatataatattttgaatgttttggtaatcggttttagctgtttatattttgatataattgtttattagaaagatatactgatttaaactggaaacactttacaatagggACCGCGAGATTTCGCAAGATTTCGATcggttgccaatctctgttatttatgtctctgctttAATATATCCTTCAAAATGAGCAAAAATCAAAAAAGTGACCAGTATTGAAGATCTTCACCTTAATCATTTCACTTCTATGAGCATCAGGGTCACGACCTGAGATTGGAAGGACCTTGACTTTTTGTGCTTTAGTTGATCTGTCTGCTAAAGACAATGTCATCTTTCTGTGCGTAGCGGATTCTGTTGAATGAGGTCtacaaacaaaaagaaaaaagaattgtttttgttaatatgtacagacaaaaaaaatacaacttttttCAGAACTGAATGCATAAATAAGGAAGAAATAATAAACATTGGAAATAAACAACTCCTATGAAAAATTTACTAAAAAGATAAAGACATAATCATTTTAGAAAATCTACAACATTACGTCTCTCTACAGATCTTGTCCAACCTACTACATGTTCCAGTAATTGGGAATGTATAGATTTTTGTAAGCTACTGATGCTAGGTTTAACTGTATACTTCACTAACTTTGTCTTGTATCtcttattaaaaaatcattgttacaTGTAGGACATATAACATGGATATATTGTaatgataattaattaaatatgttATAAGGTAAAAGATAAATACCATACATTAGAATAACATCAATTTTAGTGTCTTTTATCAAATCTTTGATGATCAAGGTAATTCTATTGAAGTTTAACAagaagatttaaattttttggaatATCATAACAAAAAGCTGCTGGTTAAGTTACCTGAATgctagttttgttttgaatatgCTCTGTCCCTGGAGACCGGTTCCCTGTCTGACAAACAAGTGGTTGAAGTCGCCCTGTATCGGCATGGTGTGCACATCAAAGATTTCATTTCCCAGGTGAAGAGACATGCTGTTATTAACAATAATCAACAATCAATCAACACTAACATGACACACAGATCTTCTAACTTCAGTTTCGACTTATTGAGCAACTTGTAATATAGAAATGGTCTTcatattaaatcatatttttaatgcgtggaattaacaattttataagcTTTGACTAGTAAGGGAATCAGACCTGCCATCCGACCAGCGGACAACACGGGCGTTGCTCTCTCTGATGGGTTTACCAAGCTCATCAGTGGCTTCTGTTCCATCTTCGTTGTTTTTCTTTCTCCAGCGAATTGTGTTCTCTACCTGtaaaaatacaatacaatgataatttttttagttaaaaacatattctcCTGGGGCTAAGGAAAACTAGAACATATAGCATTCCTAAAATGATACAAATTCAAGAGGTTTTTAATAAAACTACTAATACTAAAGCGAGGttaaaaatgattgtttttagAACAAACCTTTAACTTAAGCCGAGCTCTTCCTTCTTCATCTAACACTTCATCTTCATCGATTTCATCTTCATAGGTCTGATTATCATAAGGCCTAAAAGAaaagttattttatttcaatttacataAATGCAAACACAAATAATGTCTTCGGTAATATAAAGTAGATTCCAATCCATTGTGACAGATGCCTCACCATACGAAACTAAAAACAAGTAATCAGGAGTTATTTCCCTTACCTTGTTTCCACACTAAGAAAGTTTGGCAGTTTCACATAATGCAGAATTTTTCCGAGGTTTGTCATGATGCGAGGAATTTCAACCTCAATTCTTGTTTCTGGCACTTCCTCTTCTACCTGttcttcatcatcatcaattACAGGAGCCTGGAGAACACAACAAAAATCagattctttaaaatatatgaataagtGTCAACAAAGAACAATCACTATTTCCTTTTTGATATGACCTTCCAAAAGTGTTgtgttaataataatttaactATATCAGATTTCCCTAAATTTTTGGCATGGTTCCGATTATTGATTCTAATTTGATTTTAGGACAATTGTATACATATCTTGAACACTGATagctcgaatacaatggatatgctgatgtgatttgtaagtcccaactacttatttttcatgtattttatccTCTACATCTTgaatacttggatatctcgaaatttttaaacagtccctTCTAGTTCAGTTAAGGAAGTTTTACTGTACTTCGACAAGCATTATTTTACAAGTTAATGCATTTCATAATTTcacagatatattttttttagcaaaaatatcaaacaaaatgaatttggaCCACTGTGAAACATGTGAGAGTGTACAGTATTAATAAGCAGTGATAGATAACCTGTCTCTCCCTATCAGAGCCTCCTCCTTCATCATCTTCAGCATCAGACTTCCTTGTCTTGGCCTCCTCATCTGAGCTAATGTCATCAGCATCTCCAAATAAATCACCAACTGTAGCTGTAAAAAAGTGACAGACAGGTACAGTCATTTAGCATGTAATACTGAAAATCAAACTGAAGAAAAAGAGGAGAGCAAGGTCACCACTCTTGGCAATTAGAACTGACCATTGACATCATTATCTGAATCTGATCCTGACCCTTCCTTTTTCtgcttcttcttctttttaCCAATGTCTGACCCACTGTCACTTCCTGAATGCTGAGCTGTAAttgcattattttaaaaaataatttaccaaATTTATgctctgttttctttttct from Crassostrea angulata isolate pt1a10 chromosome 7, ASM2561291v2, whole genome shotgun sequence includes:
- the LOC128193177 gene encoding RNA polymerase-associated protein LEO1-like isoform X2, whose amino-acid sequence is MADPGDIFGSGAESDEESHGSPASGNGSHHSESPVGSPAGSGSPAHSGSPPNSPGAGSGSPTSHHSGSPERSQSATPVGSPASHRSGSPRSGSGSPARSGSGSPRSRSGSPVRSGSGSPARSGSGSPARSGSGSPARSGSGSPARSRSGSPARSGSGSPARSRSGSPARSRSGSPRSRSGSPARSGSGSPARSRSGSPARSRSRSRSRSGSPAQHSGSDSGSDIGKKKKKQKKEGSGSDSDNDVNATVGDLFGDADDISSDEEAKTRKSDAEDDEGGGSDRERQAPVIDDDEEQVEEEVPETRIEVEIPRIMTNLGKILHYVKLPNFLSVETRPYDNQTYEDEIDEDEVLDEEGRARLKLKVENTIRWRKKNNEDGTEATDELGKPIRESNARVVRWSDGSMSLHLGNEIFDVHTMPIQGDFNHLFVRQGTGLQGQSIFKTKLAFRPHSTESATHRKMTLSLADRSTKAQKVKVLPISGRDPDAHRSEMIKKEEEKLRASIRRESTRRRMKERSLHRGLNARYLEDGEDDDEGGVSLNDLKKEYKQKRADRLTIYSSDSDDSYSDGEKSGRLMKAKRGGSDEDSEEEKGPKKKAARIVESDSEEEGGGASQEGGGDHSEGSNKGSDMEDD
- the LOC128193177 gene encoding RNA polymerase-associated protein LEO1-like isoform X1, yielding MADPGDIFGSGAESDEESHGSPASGNGSHHSESPVGSPAGSGSPAHSGSPPNSPGAGSGSPTSHHSGSPERSQSATPVGSPASHRSGSPRSGSGSPARSGSGSPRSRSGSPVRSGSGSPARSGSGSPARSGSGSPARSGSGSPARSRSGSPARSGSGSPARSRSGSPARSRSGSPRSRSGSPRSRSGSPRSRSGSPARSGSGSPARSRSGSPARSRSRSRSRSGSPAQHSGSDSGSDIGKKKKKQKKEGSGSDSDNDVNATVGDLFGDADDISSDEEAKTRKSDAEDDEGGGSDRERQAPVIDDDEEQVEEEVPETRIEVEIPRIMTNLGKILHYVKLPNFLSVETRPYDNQTYEDEIDEDEVLDEEGRARLKLKVENTIRWRKKNNEDGTEATDELGKPIRESNARVVRWSDGSMSLHLGNEIFDVHTMPIQGDFNHLFVRQGTGLQGQSIFKTKLAFRPHSTESATHRKMTLSLADRSTKAQKVKVLPISGRDPDAHRSEMIKKEEEKLRASIRRESTRRRMKERSLHRGLNARYLEDGEDDDEGGVSLNDLKKEYKQKRADRLTIYSSDSDDSYSDGEKSGRLMKAKRGGSDEDSEEEKGPKKKAARIVESDSEEEGGGASQEGGGDHSEGSNKGSDMEDD